In one window of Microcaecilia unicolor chromosome 9, aMicUni1.1, whole genome shotgun sequence DNA:
- the LOC115477843 gene encoding mitochondrial basic amino acids transporter-like isoform X2 yields the protein MMGLTFINAVVFGVQGNTIRLLQNDTPLNQFLAGSAAGAIQCVICCPMELAKTRMQLQGTGEYKSKSKTYKNSLDCLIKIHQKEGLRGINRGMVATFFRETPSFGFYFLTYDYLTRYLGCEPDDSYVIPKLLLAGGTSGIVSWLSTYPMDVVKSRLQADGIGGVNQYSGILDCVRKSYEVEGWRVFSRGLTSTLLRAFPVNAATFATVTLFLMYMRAGETMNECETGPVIQQPSGL from the coding sequence ATGATGGGGCTCACCTTCATCAATGCAGTTGTGTTTGGTGTTCAAGGAAATACAATACGATTACTTCAGAATGACACACCCTTAAATCAGTTCCTTGCAGGGTCTGCAGCAGGTGCAATTCAGTGTGTGATCTGTTGCCCAATGGAACTTGCCAAAACAAGAATGCAGCTGCAAGGAACCGGCGAATACAAATCCAAGTCTAAAACCTATAAGAATTCTCTGGACTGCTTGATTAAAATCCACCAAAAGGAGGGACTGAGGGGTATCAACAGAGGCATGGTAGCCACATTTTTCAGAGAGACACCAAGCTTTGGATTTTACTTCCTGACATATGATTACCTCACGAGGTATCTAGGGTGTGAGCCTGATGACAGCTATGTCATTCCCAAGCTGCTTTTGGCTGGTGGTACCTCTGGTATAGTATCATGGCTGTCAACGTACCCTATGGATGTGGTCAAGTCCCGGCTTCAGGCTGATGGCATTGGGGGAGTCAACCAATACAGTGGTATTCTGGATTGTGTAAGGAAGAGTTACGAGGTTGAAGGCTGGAGAGTTTTTTCAAGAGGTCTTACGTCAACTCTTCTTCGTGCATTCCCAGTCAATGCCGCTACCTTTGCTACTGTCACACTCTTCCTTATGTATATGAGGGCTGGGGAGACCATGAATGAATGTGAGACAGGCCCAGTAATTCAGCAGCCTTCAGGTCTGTGA
- the LOC115477843 gene encoding mitochondrial basic amino acids transporter-like isoform X1, with product MALDFLAGCAGGAAGVLVGHPFDTVKVRLQVQSVTKPLYRGTFHCFKSIIKQESALGLYKGIGSPMMGLTFINAVVFGVQGNTIRLLQNDTPLNQFLAGSAAGAIQCVICCPMELAKTRMQLQGTGEYKSKSKTYKNSLDCLIKIHQKEGLRGINRGMVATFFRETPSFGFYFLTYDYLTRYLGCEPDDSYVIPKLLLAGGTSGIVSWLSTYPMDVVKSRLQADGIGGVNQYSGILDCVRKSYEVEGWRVFSRGLTSTLLRAFPVNAATFATVTLFLMYMRAGETMNECETGPVIQQPSGL from the exons GTGCGTCTTCAGGTTCAGAGTGTAACCAAGCCTCTGTATCGTGGAACATTCCACTGTTTCAAGTCTATTATAAAGCAAGAATCT GCTTTAGGGCTGTACAAAGGGATCGGGTCCCCCATGATGGGGCTCACCTTCATCAATGCAGTTGTGTTTGGTGTTCAAGGAAATACAATACGATTACTTCAGAATGACACACCCTTAAATCAGTTCCTTGCAGGGTCTGCAGCAGGTGCAATTCAGTGTGTGATCTGTTGCCCAATGGAACTTGCCAAAACAAGAATGCAGCTGCAAGGAACCGGCGAATACAAATCCAAGTCTAAAACCTATAAGAATTCTCTGGACTGCTTGATTAAAATCCACCAAAAGGAGGGACTGAGGGGTATCAACAGAGGCATGGTAGCCACATTTTTCAGAGAGACACCAAGCTTTGGATTTTACTTCCTGACATATGATTACCTCACGAGGTATCTAGGGTGTGAGCCTGATGACAGCTATGTCATTCCCAAGCTGCTTTTGGCTGGTGGTACCTCTGGTATAGTATCATGGCTGTCAACGTACCCTATGGATGTGGTCAAGTCCCGGCTTCAGGCTGATGGCATTGGGGGAGTCAACCAATACAGTGGTATTCTGGATTGTGTAAGGAAGAGTTACGAGGTTGAAGGCTGGAGAGTTTTTTCAAGAGGTCTTACGTCAACTCTTCTTCGTGCATTCCCAGTCAATGCCGCTACCTTTGCTACTGTCACACTCTTCCTTATGTATATGAGGGCTGGGGAGACCATGAATGAATGTGAGACAGGCCCAGTAATTCAGCAGCCTTCAGGTCTGTGA